One window from the genome of Candoia aspera isolate rCanAsp1 chromosome 15, rCanAsp1.hap2, whole genome shotgun sequence encodes:
- the VPS29 gene encoding vacuolar protein sorting-associated protein 29 isoform X2: protein MCCQWNLTAPSAFLSCPKLVLVLGDLHIPHRCNSLPAKFKKLLVPGKIQHILCTGNLCTKESYDYLKTLAGDVHVVRGDFDENLNYPEQKVVTVGQFKIGLIHGHQVIPWGDVASLALLQRQFDVDILISGHTHKFEAFEHENKFYINPGSATGAYSALENNIIPSFVLMDIQASTVVTYVYQLIGDDVKVERIEYKKS from the exons ATGTGTTGCCAGTGGAACCTAACTGCCCCTTCTGCCTTTCTCTCTTGTCCCAAGTTGGTGTTAGTGTTGGGAGACCTTCATATTCCTCACCGCTGTAACAGCCTGCCAGCTAAATTCAAAAAGTTGCTGGTTCCAGGGAAAATCCAGCACATTCTTTGCACCGGGAACCTCTGCACAAAGGAGAGCTATGACTACCTCAAGACCTTGGCTGGCGACGTGCATGTCGTAAGAGGAGATTTTGATGAG AACTTGAACTATCCTGAACAGAAAGTAGTAACTGTTGGACAATTTAAGATCGGGCTGATCCACGGCCATCAAGTGATTCCCTGGGGCGACGTGGCCAGCCTTGCCCTGCTGCAGAGGCAGTTTGATGTTGACATCCTGATTTCAGGGCACACACACAAATTTGAGGCATTTGAACATGAAAATAAGTTCTACATTAACCCCGGATCGGCAACAGGAGCCTATAGTGCTTTGGAAAA CAACATCATCCCTTCGTTTGTGCTGATGGATATCCAGGCCTCCACCGTCGTTACCTACGTTTATCAACTGATTGGCGATGATGTGAAAGTAGAAAGAATCGAATACAAGAAATCTTAA
- the VPS29 gene encoding vacuolar protein sorting-associated protein 29 isoform X1, with protein sequence MICLLIWLEMFPFLLLSFYLTLFMSHPCFFPFPSPPLCSCLQSTSSSNKAGHRLVLVLGDLHIPHRCNSLPAKFKKLLVPGKIQHILCTGNLCTKESYDYLKTLAGDVHVVRGDFDENLNYPEQKVVTVGQFKIGLIHGHQVIPWGDVASLALLQRQFDVDILISGHTHKFEAFEHENKFYINPGSATGAYSALENNIIPSFVLMDIQASTVVTYVYQLIGDDVKVERIEYKKS encoded by the exons ATGATTTGCCTATTAATTTGGCTTGAGATGTTTccttttctgttgctttctttttatttaacacTGTTCATGTCTCACCCCTGTTTTTTTCCATTCCCATCTCCGCCCCTTTGCTCTTGTCTGCAATCAACTTCTTCATCCAATAAGGCTGGGCACAGA TTGGTGTTAGTGTTGGGAGACCTTCATATTCCTCACCGCTGTAACAGCCTGCCAGCTAAATTCAAAAAGTTGCTGGTTCCAGGGAAAATCCAGCACATTCTTTGCACCGGGAACCTCTGCACAAAGGAGAGCTATGACTACCTCAAGACCTTGGCTGGCGACGTGCATGTCGTAAGAGGAGATTTTGATGAG AACTTGAACTATCCTGAACAGAAAGTAGTAACTGTTGGACAATTTAAGATCGGGCTGATCCACGGCCATCAAGTGATTCCCTGGGGCGACGTGGCCAGCCTTGCCCTGCTGCAGAGGCAGTTTGATGTTGACATCCTGATTTCAGGGCACACACACAAATTTGAGGCATTTGAACATGAAAATAAGTTCTACATTAACCCCGGATCGGCAACAGGAGCCTATAGTGCTTTGGAAAA CAACATCATCCCTTCGTTTGTGCTGATGGATATCCAGGCCTCCACCGTCGTTACCTACGTTTATCAACTGATTGGCGATGATGTGAAAGTAGAAAGAATCGAATACAAGAAATCTTAA
- the VPS29 gene encoding vacuolar protein sorting-associated protein 29 isoform X3, whose product MLVLVLGDLHIPHRCNSLPAKFKKLLVPGKIQHILCTGNLCTKESYDYLKTLAGDVHVVRGDFDENLNYPEQKVVTVGQFKIGLIHGHQVIPWGDVASLALLQRQFDVDILISGHTHKFEAFEHENKFYINPGSATGAYSALENNIIPSFVLMDIQASTVVTYVYQLIGDDVKVERIEYKKS is encoded by the exons ATG TTGGTGTTAGTGTTGGGAGACCTTCATATTCCTCACCGCTGTAACAGCCTGCCAGCTAAATTCAAAAAGTTGCTGGTTCCAGGGAAAATCCAGCACATTCTTTGCACCGGGAACCTCTGCACAAAGGAGAGCTATGACTACCTCAAGACCTTGGCTGGCGACGTGCATGTCGTAAGAGGAGATTTTGATGAG AACTTGAACTATCCTGAACAGAAAGTAGTAACTGTTGGACAATTTAAGATCGGGCTGATCCACGGCCATCAAGTGATTCCCTGGGGCGACGTGGCCAGCCTTGCCCTGCTGCAGAGGCAGTTTGATGTTGACATCCTGATTTCAGGGCACACACACAAATTTGAGGCATTTGAACATGAAAATAAGTTCTACATTAACCCCGGATCGGCAACAGGAGCCTATAGTGCTTTGGAAAA CAACATCATCCCTTCGTTTGTGCTGATGGATATCCAGGCCTCCACCGTCGTTACCTACGTTTATCAACTGATTGGCGATGATGTGAAAGTAGAAAGAATCGAATACAAGAAATCTTAA
- the RAD9B gene encoding cell cycle checkpoint control protein RAD9B, which yields MSEVLTTEAEWRQKCPLQNENAKRRPLFLRTVNNSRSAYACVFFSSMFFKNYSYKNATELSLNGDTVQLACKLIIKAILPLFRCLHTLERNVEKCNIYTDFNNCRIVFKLFCKHGVVKTHSLAFQECEPLQAVFAKHLCTNVLKVQSRQLSDMLIHFPAYQDEITVAVTPVKVCFKTYAEDEMEVTKAAHIEIHLSPEEFEYFQVGVDSEVTFCLKELRGLLMFAEAINAPVSIHFDVSGKPVAFSIEDMVIEATFVLATLSDTESWTTACKPTCLAEGQNRSPALERNNQGIVSCSRSTSPVPSEGFSPGVEQLPPDPSYNKFQSLFFGAVSPNEPSGANLLHSLATISDAEEDCGNGQLSPMF from the exons ATGTCGGAAGTGCTGACTACGGAAGCCGAGTGGAGACAGAAGTGCCCACTACAGAATGAGAACGCGAAGCGCCGCCCT CTTTTCCTGAGGACAGTAAATAATTCTAGGTCGGCCTATGCCTGTGTCTTCTTTTCGTCTATGTTCTTCAAAAACTATTCCTATAAAAATGCAACTGAACTGAGCCTGAATGGGGACACTGTTCAACTCGCatgtaaattaataataaaa gcGATCCTGCCTTTATTTCGATGCTTACACACACTGGAAAGAAATGTAGAAAAGTGCAACATTTATACAGACTTTAACAATTGCCGTATTGTTTTTAAGCTATTCTGCAAACACG GTGTCGTGAAAACACACAGCTTAGCTTTCCAGGAATGTGAACCTCTGCAAGCGGTATTTGCAAAACATTTGTGCACCAATGTACTGAAAGTCCAGTCAAG GCAGCTGTCAGACATGCTGATCCACTTTCCAGCTTACCAAGATGAAATAACTGTAGCTGTGACGCCAGTGAAAGTTTGCTTCAAGACTTATGCAGAGGATGAAATGG AAGTTACAAAGGCAGCGCATATAGAAATTCATCTCAGTCCTGAAGAATTTGAGTATTTTCAGGTTGGAGTAGATTCTGAAGTCACCTTTTGCCTTAAAGAGCTAAGG GGTCTTCTGATGTTTGCAGAAGCTATCAATGCCCCAGTCTCCATTCATTTCGATGTTTCTGGAAa GCCCGTTGCCTTCAGCATTGAGGATATGGTAATAGAAGCCACGTTCGTTTTGGCCACTTTATCTGATACTGAAAGCTGGACAACTGCTTGTAAACCAACATGCCTTGCAGAAGGCCAAAACAG GAGCCCTGCGTTAGAGAGAAATAATCAAGGCATCGTCAGTTGCAGCAGAAGCACATCCCCAGTTCCATCCGAGGGTTTTTCCCCAGGAGTGGAGCAGTTACCACCTGATCCCAGCTATAATAAG tTTCAGTCCTTGTTCTTTGGAGCAGTTTCTCCTAATGAGCCAAGTGGTGCTAATTTACTTCACAGTTTGGCAACAATAAGTGATGCAGAAGAGGACTGTGGCAATGGGCAACTCTCTCCAATGTTTTAA